One part of the Segnochrobactrum spirostomi genome encodes these proteins:
- a CDS encoding glycoside hydrolase family 17 protein, which yields MTDGSPIVASAPRVPAGLLAAAVVAVLVAAAWWWLGRPVPVPPSPLAPGEKMACLSYAPYEGDQTPFDPTLTIPPDQIDRQLGELSKVTSCVRTYSTGQGLAAVPELAAKHGLKVLQGVWLSRNRTDNAKEIATAIELAKAYPDTIRGFVVGNEVLLRRDLPVATLAEAIRTVRQAVKPIPVTYADVWEFWEANAALAPEVDFVTIHMLPYWENQPIPVGQARDHVAKIYRDVQALLPPGKPILIGETGWPSRGRMREGALPSPSDQVKFLTDIVALSKTNGWDYNLIEALDQPWKRLLEGTVGGHWGVLDDQGAKKFTWGEPISDHPGWLWQGALGVVAAAGLVLLGRRTRGADRAKVVVLALVTGLALPWWVEEIPVISLDQWDWLFSGLLLALGIVLAPLAVLALARGGTRPGLAAVLGADPAGGKTDWIGRTIGWGLVLTIAIGLPTLIAMLIDSRYRDFQFSGFAVPAVALLVVPVIGAASRAERIVGLLLAVGAIGVVVNEGLQNWQAILFSLAFLALAAALRPWRGARA from the coding sequence ATGACGGACGGTTCCCCGATCGTTGCTTCCGCGCCGCGCGTTCCCGCCGGTCTTCTCGCTGCCGCCGTCGTGGCGGTTCTGGTCGCCGCCGCGTGGTGGTGGCTCGGCCGGCCGGTCCCGGTGCCGCCGTCGCCCCTCGCCCCAGGCGAGAAGATGGCGTGCCTCTCCTACGCGCCGTACGAGGGCGATCAGACCCCGTTCGATCCGACCTTGACGATCCCGCCCGATCAGATCGACCGCCAGCTCGGGGAACTCTCCAAGGTCACCTCGTGCGTGCGCACCTATTCGACGGGGCAGGGCCTCGCCGCGGTGCCGGAGCTCGCGGCCAAGCACGGCCTCAAGGTTCTCCAGGGCGTCTGGCTCAGCCGCAACCGGACCGACAACGCCAAGGAGATCGCGACCGCGATCGAGCTCGCCAAGGCCTATCCGGACACCATCCGCGGCTTCGTCGTCGGCAACGAGGTGCTGCTGCGCCGCGACCTGCCGGTCGCAACGCTCGCCGAGGCGATCCGCACCGTGCGGCAGGCGGTCAAGCCGATCCCCGTCACCTATGCCGACGTGTGGGAATTCTGGGAGGCGAACGCCGCGCTCGCCCCCGAGGTCGATTTCGTCACCATCCACATGCTCCCCTATTGGGAGAACCAGCCGATCCCGGTCGGTCAGGCCCGCGACCACGTCGCCAAGATCTACCGCGACGTCCAGGCGCTGCTGCCGCCCGGCAAGCCGATCCTGATCGGCGAGACGGGCTGGCCGAGCCGCGGCCGGATGCGCGAGGGTGCGCTGCCGTCGCCCTCCGATCAGGTCAAGTTCCTCACCGACATCGTCGCCCTCTCGAAGACGAACGGCTGGGATTACAATCTCATCGAGGCGCTCGATCAGCCGTGGAAGCGGCTGCTCGAAGGCACCGTCGGCGGCCATTGGGGCGTGCTCGACGATCAGGGCGCCAAGAAGTTCACCTGGGGCGAGCCGATCAGCGACCATCCCGGTTGGCTGTGGCAGGGCGCGCTCGGCGTCGTCGCGGCGGCGGGCCTCGTGCTGCTCGGCCGGCGGACGCGCGGCGCCGACCGGGCCAAGGTCGTCGTCCTCGCGCTCGTCACCGGTCTGGCGCTGCCGTGGTGGGTCGAGGAAATCCCCGTCATCAGCCTCGATCAGTGGGATTGGCTGTTCTCGGGCCTGCTGCTCGCGCTCGGGATCGTGCTGGCGCCGCTTGCGGTTCTCGCGCTGGCGCGGGGCGGCACGCGGCCCGGGCTCGCGGCGGTGCTCGGCGCCGATCCCGCGGGCGGGAAGACCGACTGGATCGGCCGGACGATCGGCTGGGGTCTCGTGCTGACGATCGCGATCGGCCTGCCGACCCTCATCGCGATGCTGATCGATTCGCGCTATCGCGACTTCCAGTTCTCCGGCTTCGCGGTGCCCGCCGTGGCGCTTCTCGTCGTGCCGGTGATCGGCGCCGCCTCGCGGGCCGAGCGCATCGTGGGGCTTCTCCTCGCCGTCGGGGCGATCGGTGTCGTCGTCAACGAGGGCCTGCAGAACTGGCAGGCGATCCTGTTCTCGCTTGCCTTCCTGGCGCTCGCCGCGGCGCTCAGGCCGTGGCGCGGCGCACGGGCCTAG
- the dapF gene encoding diaminopimelate epimerase: MSARLPVFKMNGIGNAIAVVDLRAGGAPLSADEARALAAPERGLRFDQLMAIHPADTDGTDGTIRIYNSDGTDAGACGNGMRCVADVLFASGVIEPIVLRTRAGTLLCSRAPGGLFTIDMGAPRFAWSEIPLAHAVADTNAVAVPLPAGAPTLGPATVVNMGNPHAVFWVDDLAAIDLASLGPTIERHPLFPDRVNVSFAQVLSPEAIRLAVWERGAGATRACGSAACAVAVAAARTGRTGRRVSITLPGGTLAIHWRPGDDHVLMTGPTETEAVGEIDRDTLTVTLGRSAA, from the coding sequence ATGTCCGCCCGCCTCCCCGTCTTCAAGATGAACGGCATCGGCAACGCCATCGCCGTCGTCGATCTGCGCGCCGGCGGCGCCCCGCTCAGCGCGGACGAGGCGCGTGCCCTCGCGGCCCCGGAGCGAGGCCTCCGCTTCGATCAGTTGATGGCGATCCATCCTGCCGACACCGACGGGACCGACGGCACCATCCGCATCTACAATTCCGACGGCACCGACGCCGGCGCCTGCGGCAACGGCATGCGCTGCGTCGCCGACGTTCTCTTCGCGTCGGGCGTGATCGAGCCGATCGTCCTGCGCACCCGCGCCGGAACGCTTCTGTGCAGCCGCGCACCGGGCGGCCTCTTCACCATCGACATGGGCGCGCCGCGCTTCGCCTGGAGCGAGATCCCACTCGCCCATGCCGTCGCCGACACCAATGCCGTCGCCGTGCCGCTGCCGGCCGGTGCCCCCACGCTCGGCCCGGCGACCGTCGTCAACATGGGCAATCCCCACGCCGTCTTCTGGGTCGACGACCTCGCCGCGATCGACCTCGCGAGCCTCGGCCCCACGATCGAGCGCCACCCGCTCTTTCCCGACCGCGTCAACGTCTCGTTCGCGCAGGTCCTCTCGCCCGAGGCGATCCGCCTCGCGGTGTGGGAGCGCGGGGCCGGCGCGACGCGGGCCTGCGGCTCGGCCGCCTGCGCCGTCGCGGTCGCCGCCGCGCGCACCGGGCGGACCGGACGGCGGGTTTCGATCACGCTGCCCGGCGGCACCCTCGCCATCCACTGGCGACCGGGCGACGACCACGTCCTGATGACCGGCCCGACCGAGACCGAGGCCGTCGGCGAGATCGACCGCGACACCCTCACCGTCACCCTCGGGCGGAGCGCCGCCTGA
- the mtaB gene encoding tRNA (N(6)-L-threonylcarbamoyladenosine(37)-C(2))-methylthiotransferase MtaB: protein MGVEILTFGCRLNTVETEVIRREAKAAGVAETIVINTCAVTGEAVRQARQAIRKARRENGGARIVVTGCAAQTEPETFAEMDEVDLVLGNAEKLDPAAWRRIAGDNRPSGPDFGVSAAEKIRVDDIMAVRETAAHLIEGLEGRTRAFVQVQNGCDHRCTFCIIPFGRGPSRSVPMGAVVQEIRAIAERGTAEVVLTGVDLTSYGQDLPGAPRLGELVRRILKNVPELKRLRLSSIDSIEVDDSLMRVIAEEERLMPHFHLSLQAGDDMILKRMKRRHSAADAVRFCTEARRLRPDIVFGADLIAGFPTETEAMFENSLAHVDDCGLTFLHVFPFSPRKGTPAARMPQLDKALIKARAERLRAKSAERFAAHLAAERGRLRQVLIERDGLGRTELFTPTLIAGGKPGAVVPARITGHDAAHLIAEAA, encoded by the coding sequence ATGGGTGTCGAGATCCTGACCTTCGGCTGCCGGCTCAACACGGTGGAGACCGAGGTGATCCGGCGCGAGGCGAAGGCTGCCGGTGTCGCCGAGACGATCGTCATCAACACCTGCGCAGTGACGGGCGAGGCGGTGCGCCAGGCCCGCCAGGCGATCCGCAAGGCGCGCCGGGAGAACGGCGGTGCGCGCATCGTCGTCACCGGCTGCGCCGCCCAGACCGAGCCCGAGACCTTCGCCGAGATGGACGAGGTCGATCTCGTGCTCGGCAACGCCGAGAAGCTCGACCCGGCCGCGTGGCGCCGCATCGCCGGCGACAACCGGCCCTCCGGCCCCGATTTCGGCGTCTCGGCCGCGGAGAAGATCCGCGTCGACGACATCATGGCGGTGCGCGAGACCGCGGCCCACCTGATCGAGGGCCTCGAAGGGCGCACCCGCGCCTTCGTCCAGGTGCAGAACGGCTGCGACCATCGCTGCACCTTCTGCATCATCCCGTTCGGCCGTGGCCCCTCCCGCTCGGTGCCGATGGGGGCCGTGGTCCAGGAAATCCGCGCCATCGCCGAGCGCGGCACGGCGGAAGTGGTGCTGACCGGCGTCGACCTCACCTCCTACGGCCAGGACCTGCCGGGGGCGCCGCGGCTCGGCGAGCTCGTCCGCCGCATCCTCAAGAACGTGCCGGAGCTGAAGCGCCTGCGGCTCTCCTCGATCGATTCCATCGAGGTGGACGACAGCCTGATGCGGGTGATCGCCGAGGAGGAGCGGCTGATGCCGCACTTCCACCTCTCGCTGCAGGCCGGCGACGACATGATCCTGAAGCGCATGAAGCGCCGCCATTCGGCGGCGGACGCCGTGCGCTTCTGCACCGAGGCGCGGCGGCTGCGCCCCGACATCGTGTTCGGCGCCGACCTCATCGCCGGCTTCCCGACCGAGACCGAGGCGATGTTCGAGAACAGCCTCGCCCATGTCGACGATTGCGGGCTGACCTTCCTCCACGTCTTCCCGTTCTCGCCGCGCAAGGGCACCCCGGCGGCGCGCATGCCGCAGCTCGACAAGGCCCTCATCAAGGCGCGCGCCGAGCGGTTGCGGGCGAAGAGCGCCGAGCGCTTCGCCGCCCACCTCGCCGCCGAGCGCGGCCGGCTGCGCCAGGTCCTGATCGAGCGCGACGGGCTCGGCCGCACCGAGCTCTTCACCCCGACTTTGATCGCCGGCGGCAAGCCGGGCGCGGTGGTGCCGGCGCGGATCACCGGCCACGACGCCGCCCACCTGATCGCCGAGGCCGCCTGA